Part of the Maridesulfovibrio sp. genome, AACAATTCCTTATATCCATCCAGAGGATCACCGACATGATTATGTCGTAGATTTGCTAAGGCTTTCTTTGAACAAAACAATTGATGAATACGGAGATTATGAACTTAAACAGTATCAACTACCAACGGAACAGGATCGAAGCCTACGTATGGTTAAATGCGAAGGTGGAATCGATATTGTATGGTCAATGACTTCCATTAAAAGGGAAAAAGAATTCCTACCGATACGCATCCCACTTCAAAAAGGACTCCTCGGATATAGGGTCTTTATAATCAAAGCAGGCAGGCAAGACTCTTTCCGTAAAATAAAATTAATTAATAACTTGAAATATTTCATTGCAGGACAAGGACACGATTGGCCGGATACAAAAATATTAAGAGCTAACGGTCTGCCTGTCGAAACCTGTTCCCATTATTCTTTTTGCTTTGACATGCTGCTTCAGAACAGGTTTGATTATCTACCACGTAGCGTAAGCGAACCATGGAATGAAATTGCCAAATACCCCAATAAAGAACTTGTTGTCGAAAAAAAACTCCTGCTTAAATATACCGCTCCACTCTATTTCTTCGTAAGCCGTAAGAATGTTAAGATGGCTGAGAGGCTAGAAAAAGGCTTGCGACTAGCGATTAAAGATGGTTCATTTGACAAACTATTTTACAACCATCCACAACTACGCACGATGTTTGAAAAAATTTGTTTTAATAAACGCATAGTAATTGAATTGAAAAATCCTTTGTTGCCGCCGGAGACTCCTACAGAAGATAAATCACTATGGATAGATCTTAAAAAACTTCCTTAATCTTCCACAAACCGCTCGTCCGACTTCAAAATCTCAGATTTATCCGCATTTTTTTCCAGCCAACCGAAACGGTCGGCAGGAACAGCATCAAATTTTTTCACATAAGGCTTAATGTCAATCAGAGGAGATCCATCAAGAACGTCCACACCTTTGATATGAAGGATATTGCCCTCAATACGAATCAATTCCACGGTAGACATTCCGATCATATTCGGCCTGCGCGGGGCACGAGTGGAGAACACCCCCCTCTCTTCATTGTCCATAAATGGTATAAGCTTCAGCTTGTATCCTTCATTTTTATGAAAATGATACAGCAAAATAATGTGAGAGAACCCTTCGAGATCCTGCAAGCCTTCTTCCAAGGCTCCGTGCAGTTCAATTCTTCCTTCAACATCTTTTGCTCCGGAAGGCTGAATTGGCATTCCTTCAAGCGAATCAAAAGGAGAACGAATGAGACCGATGGGGTGAAAAATTATGGCATCTTTTTCAGGTAAAGCCATTTTATCCTCCGAAAGCAAGTAAAAAACCCTTCTGAAGTTAAAGTGACACTTTAACTTCAGAAGAGGACAATTTAGCTAGCTTTTCATAATTTCAGCCACCAGCTCAGCGCAACTGGTTAAACTTTCGATTTTAATAAACTCTTCTGTGGTGTGCACCTTGCTCATTCCAATTCCCAAGGTGACAGCATTAAAACCTTTACCGTAAAGAATATTCGCGTCACTGCCGCCACCGGTAGGAACTCTTTTGGGAGTAACACCTATATTTTTGCAGGCATCTTCGACCCGGGCCAGTACTTTACTGTCATCAGCCACCTTAAGGGCAGGATATGAAATTTCATATTCAAACTTATACTCCCCGCCGACTTTCTCAACAGCAGCAGCGCAGCATGCTTCCATATGCTCAAGCTGCTTTTTGAGAGAATCATCATGCAGAGAACGGGCTTCAGCGGTCAGGGTTACTGAGTCGGCAACAATATTGGTTGCGCTGCCGCCCTCAATACGTCCAAGGTTTGCAGTGGTGCATTCATCAATGCGCAGCAGGTTCATCTTGGAAACAGCTTCAGCCGCAATCTGAATAGCACTAATACCCTCTTCCGGTGCAATTCCAGCATGAGCAGATTTACCGATAAAGGTAATATTAATTGCAGCCTTAGCGGGTGCCGCAACAACGATAGTGCCTACATCTCCGCTTGAATCGAGAATGACAATATCTTTAGCCGGAAGTAAATCCGTATCCAGATTCTTGGCACCATGCATGCCTGACTCTTCACAGATGGAAAATACGAAATAAACGTCGGGATGAGGAATTGATTCTTCCTCCAAATGATTGAGTGCTTCAATAGCCATGGCTATCCCGGCCTTGTCGTCACCACCAAGAACAGTATCTCCGGCACTGCGGACGACATCGCCATCAATGATCGGCTCAACGCCAATGCAGGGCTGCACGCAGTCCATATGTGCGGAAAAAGTAATAGGCTCCCCTTCTCCCGTAGCAGAGACATGTACGATAAGGTTACCGGTATTACCTCCGGTCAACTCACCAGCTTTGTCTTCACTAACTTTGAAGCCTCTTTTCTCCATTTTTTCACGAAGATAAACGGCAACCTCTTTTTCTTTAAGAGAAGGACTGTCAATGCGAACAAGATCAAAAAACAATTCAAGAATTCGTTCTTGATTTATCATAATAACTCCCAAAAAAGACTTAAATTTGAGAAATATTTATCACCGAAGTATTCACTTGAACAGGAGTATTTTTGAATAAACCCAATCACATAATATATTGTCTTTTAAAATGTTTTTAAAATTTCGAATTATAAAATGACTTAGACTAGAAAGTTATACTTGCATGAACCGAACTTTGCACATAGTATTCTTAATTAGTATAAATTTAACTACTGGGTTGGGGAACCAAAATGAAGTATTTTAATGTATTATGTGTCACGTGTTTTGTTTTCTTATTAAGCAGCGTACCTGCTTTCGCCTCAACATTTACTTTTGGCAATTCAGAATACACAATTGTCCAATCTATGGGTATTAGTTGGGATGAAGCGAAACTTGCTGCAGAAAATGCCGGTGGGCATCTGGTAACCATTACGTCATCAGAAGAAAACAATTTCCTAAAAAACACAGTATTTCAGGGAAACGATAAGGCATACTGGCTTGGAGCTTACCAGACTGGTGATGAGAATAGGCAAAATCCTACTTCCAACTGGCATTGGGTCACTGGCGAAGATTGGAATTATACCGACTGGTACAGCGCAGAGCCCAATAACTCTCGAATTGACGAGTTCCACTTGAGCGCAGACCAAAGATTTAACTACCAGTGGAACGATGAAGGATCTGCCGTTTCATCCATGATTAACGGCTACGTGATTGAAAAGCCAACTGCTCCCACACCTATTCCAGGCGCAATCTGGCTTCTCGGAGCTTCTTTGATCGGACTTTTCGGAATCAAAAAGAAATTTGCGAAATAATACGTTTCATCAGCAACAAGAAATCCCGGCAGCCTCTCAGGTTACCGGGATTTTTTTATTGAAAAGAAACAGCTGTTAAGCGTTACAGGCTTTATTTCTTTCAGCTTCGGTCAATGCAACCATATCGCGTAAAATTTTCAGGGTTTCTTCCGCTTCTTTGGGATCGAGCTTGCGTAACGCAAATCCGGCATGAACAATGAGATAGTCGCCAATTTCAACTTCATCAGCCAAAAGCATAAGCGAAGCATCAAGGTATGTTTCACCCTCGCCTACCTTACATTTTGCAACTTGATCTTCAATGGACTTAATCTGAACAGGAATAGCTAAACACATGTAAAACACCCCTTATCGGCACTAGGCCATCTTTTCATAACTGCCGCCGGCTGCGGAAACTTCCTCAAGCACCTTTTCCATCATGAAAGGAAGCCGCTCCAGCGTCACATCAGAAACCTCATCATGCATGGTCTGATAGTCCTTCGGCTCCACACCGATAACCACACATTCAGGACGTCTGTCGCACAACTCGCACAGGACCATTGTATCGAGCAGGTCTGTCTGATGCATTGAATCCTTAAAAGCCAGACTCCTACGCAAATCCTCTCCTGTCAAGCGGTAAACCGAACCGGGCTCGTCATTACCCAGAACGGCATCCACTACGATCAGGAAATCGCATTCCATCATAGGCCCCATCAACTTGGTGCCAAGTGTGCCGCCGTCCATTACTTCAACGTTATCTGAAAATGAGTACTGATTCATCAGCTCATTTACCACCTTCACGCCGATACCTTCATCAGTGAAAAGTATGTTTCCCACCCCAAGAACTAAAATCTTTTTCTCTTCTGTCATTCAGATGCCTCCGGCGGCTCTCCGAGGGCCAGAGGGGAAAAACTTTTGCAAAAGCTTTTCCCCTCTGGGCTCCCCTTTTCAAAAACTTTTAACGGGCTTCGCTACTGATCTTTAAAAATTTTTTACAGTCCATTTCTATTCCATCCCTATAGATCTCTCTAGCTTAATTTGGAATGGAAATACAACCAAAAAATCAAATATTTCAGATAGAAATTAAAAAAACGGGAGTCTGTAAACAGGCTCCCGTAATATTTCCTTGAAGCTTGAACCAACTAGAGAATCTTGAACTTGTGAACTTCGTTGGTGTGAGCATCGATGACGTGTACGCCGCAGGCGATACAGGGGTCATAGGAGTGAACAGTACGCAGAATTTCAACAGGACGCTTGGGATCAGCAATGGGTGTTCCCATGAGTGCTTCCTCAACTGCGGACATCTTGTTCTGGTTACAACGGGGACCGAGGTTCCATGTGGAAGGTACAACAAGCTGGAAGTTTTCGATCTTGCCGCCCTTGATCTTGATCCAGTGAGACAGACCACCGCGAGGTGCGCCAACAAATCCGACACCTTCAGCTTCATCGGGCATTTCCCATTCAACTGCGAGATCGGTATTACCGGAAGCAACGTTGTCTTCGAGGTTGTTAACCCACTCAACCATCTTGTTACCGGCAACAACGGTTTCGATACCACGGGCAGCGGTTCTACCAAGAGTGGAGAACAGTGCTTCAGGTCCAACTCCGAGAGTGGAGAGAACGTGATTAACAACAGGAACAACGTTCTTGTTACCGCGAGCGTAGGAAACCAGCATCTGTGCCAGCGGACCAACTTCCATGGATTCGCCTTTGTAACGAGGAGCCTTCATCCAAGAATAGCGGTCACGGTCTTCGTAGTTGGTGTACTTGGGTTCGGTTTCACCTTCGTACGGATGGAGGGAAGAGTTACCGTTATACCAGCTATGGCTGATATCTTCTTTGATGGAATCAGGGTTGAAATCCATGACATTGCTGAGGTCACGGTTCATGATTACGCCCTGCTCAAGGAAACGGCTATTGATATCAGCTTCCACATCCGGGAACTCACCGAAGGTCAGGAAGTTGGTAGTACCGCCGATTCCGGCCCAGTCTTTGTAGTAAGATGCGACCATCAGCAGATCGGGAATGTAGCATTCGTTAACAAATGCCATAGTTTCGTTATAAAGATCCTTGAATTCCTGAATACGTTTCGGAGTCAAGGAATCATAGCAGGTTACGCCGCCCACAATAGTGAACTGGGTATGGGGGTTCTTTGCACCGAAAACAGCCATTGCGCGGGCAGCCTTAACCTGAAGATGCAGACCTTCAAGATAGTGAGCAGTTGCAATGAGGTTTTCTTCGGGGCGCAGGTAGTAAGCATCATGCCCACCGAGAAAGTAAGCATTGGTGAAGATACCGAGCTGGCCGGAATCAACAAACTTTTTCAGTTTTTCCTGAACAGCCTTGAGATCTTCAGCTTTGGTCACGCGAGTTGACTGGCTGTTTGCAATCTTGGCAGCCTTGACGGGATCAGCCTGAAGCGCACTTACGACATCAACCCAGTCAAGGGCATGCAGATGATAGAAATGCACGATATGGTCATGCAGATACTGGGCGCCCAGTACGAGGTTACGGATAAGACGTGCGTTTTCAGGCAGGTTCTTATCGACACCAACAGCGTTATCTACGCAACGGGTGGAAGCCAGTGCGTGAGTATAAGTACATACACCGCAGGAACGCTGGGTAAAATGCTGAGCATCGCGGGGGTCACGTCCTTTAAGGATAATTTCCAGACCGCGGAAGAGCTGAGAGCTACTCCATACGTTACTTACTTTACCGTTTTCGACCTCTACTTCGATCTTGAGGTGACCCTCAATTCGGGTAAGCGGGTCGACAATCACCGGACCGGTGTATTTTTTATCATAAGGGGTCGCCATTACAGCGGGGCCCGATTTAGCCTTGCAACCAGACATATACAATCCTCCAAATGAATAGAAAGTTAGCTTTAAACTTCTATGTAGTTGACAGCACTAGCCCTGCTCGTAGAACGGACTCATTTCATCCCAGAAATCGGGCTCACTGCAACCGATGCAGGGGTGACCGGCCTCAACAGGCCAGTTGGTCTGATTAAACTTGACTTTCGGACAGTTGTTGTAGGTGTCCGGACCTTTGCATCCGAGTTCGTAGAGGCAGTAGCCTTTTTTAGCTTCTTCAGATGAGAAGGAAGGTGCAAATTCATCATTGTCAAAATGCTTGAGTCTCGGACAGTTGTCATGCACGGACTCACCGTAGAAAAGGGTCGGACGGCCGACATCGTCGAGTTCGGGGATTCCCTTGGTCAGGTAATGAACAACAGTACCTACAAAGTTGAACGGGTTGGTCGGGCAACCGGGCAGGTTTACAGTAGTTACGCCACCGAGAGCTTCGGAAACGCCTTTGGCTTGAGACGGGTTGGGTGCAGCAGCCTGAACACCGCCGTAGCAGGCGCAGGTACCGATGCAGATGGTTGCTTTTGCGTGAGGAACGATTTCCTGCACGATTTCAAGCATGGTTTTACCACCAACTTTACCCCATGCTCCACCTTCAATAGTCGGGATACCTCCCTCAACAACGCAGATGAAGCCTTCTGGAGAATTCACTGCTTCATGCAGTGCTTCTTCTGCGGCATGACCGGCGGCAGCCATGATAGTTTCATGGTAGTCGAGGGAAATGGTGTCGAGAATAAGAGCATCAATATAAGGAGAAACAGTACGAAGAACAGCTTCTGAACAGCCGGTACATTCGGCTGCATGCAGATAGACAACAGAAGGACGCTTTTTCTGAGTCAGGGCTTCCGCTACAGTCGGCGCAAAAGCAGGTCCCATTCCCATAACAGCGGCGGTTGTTGCGCAGAACTTCATGAAATCGCGGCGGGAGACGCCATTCTGCTCAAGGCGTTCTTCCGCTCCATCTTTTCCGAGTCCCACAGAGAATTTCATAAAAACCTCCATCCTCTAATTAAAGATAGTAGGGTCTACCCCCTAAGCATTGCAGTCTTCGATTCAAGACTGGAAACGTTCCCGCCTAAAAGTCCGCAATGCACACTAAATTTTTACCCACCAGCTTTGGCTCAAGATATCAGTCTCACTTTGATACAACCTCTCACACAAAAGCTAATGTATTGAAAATTCTAATTACTCTTAAACCATTTAACTATGATAGCGTCAACCCCAAATGGAAAATTATTGTTTTTGATGCATATTTTGCTGGCTCATAGATAAAAATCGCACCAAGTAACATTAATTTTAAAATATTATGTATCAAACATGCATCTTATTATATTTTGTTTATTCTTAAAACCAAATCATTAACAACATAATAACAAACACATAATTCACACACTTTTACATAAAAATAACACGGCAAAAAAAAGACGCAACCCAAACGGGTTGCGTCTAGCAAAAAGTATATAAAAACAGTTACTAACCGTTACTAACAAAGTTTCCTTTTATTCTTTCTACCACTTTTTCTTTAATCTCTTCAAAAATCTCATCCGGAGTCTGATCAGCATCAACAACAACGATTCTATCATTATTAAGTGCTGCCCAGGTCAAATACCCTTCACGAACCCGGCTGTGAAAGTCCAGAGATTCAGCTTCAAAGCGCCCTTCTTCCTGCATTTTATTTTCCTGCAGGTTGCGCGTCATGGCCCGTTTCAAGCCAATCTCCGGATCGATATCCAAAAGAATTGTCAAATCAGGCCAGCTTCCACAAACTGCCA contains:
- a CDS encoding HypC/HybG/HupF family hydrogenase formation chaperone is translated as MCLAIPVQIKSIEDQVAKCKVGEGETYLDASLMLLADEVEIGDYLIVHAGFALRKLDPKEAEETLKILRDMVALTEAERNKACNA
- the tsaA gene encoding tRNA (N6-threonylcarbamoyladenosine(37)-N6)-methyltransferase TrmO; amino-acid sequence: MALPEKDAIIFHPIGLIRSPFDSLEGMPIQPSGAKDVEGRIELHGALEEGLQDLEGFSHIILLYHFHKNEGYKLKLIPFMDNEERGVFSTRAPRRPNMIGMSTVELIRIEGNILHIKGVDVLDGSPLIDIKPYVKKFDAVPADRFGWLEKNADKSEILKSDERFVED
- a CDS encoding lectin-like protein, whose protein sequence is MKYFNVLCVTCFVFLLSSVPAFASTFTFGNSEYTIVQSMGISWDEAKLAAENAGGHLVTITSSEENNFLKNTVFQGNDKAYWLGAYQTGDENRQNPTSNWHWVTGEDWNYTDWYSAEPNNSRIDEFHLSADQRFNYQWNDEGSAVSSMINGYVIEKPTAPTPIPGAIWLLGASLIGLFGIKKKFAK
- a CDS encoding M20/M25/M40 family metallo-hydrolase, whose protein sequence is MINQERILELFFDLVRIDSPSLKEKEVAVYLREKMEKRGFKVSEDKAGELTGGNTGNLIVHVSATGEGEPITFSAHMDCVQPCIGVEPIIDGDVVRSAGDTVLGGDDKAGIAMAIEALNHLEEESIPHPDVYFVFSICEESGMHGAKNLDTDLLPAKDIVILDSSGDVGTIVVAAPAKAAINITFIGKSAHAGIAPEEGISAIQIAAEAVSKMNLLRIDECTTANLGRIEGGSATNIVADSVTLTAEARSLHDDSLKKQLEHMEACCAAAVEKVGGEYKFEYEISYPALKVADDSKVLARVEDACKNIGVTPKRVPTGGGSDANILYGKGFNAVTLGIGMSKVHTTEEFIKIESLTSCAELVAEIMKS
- a CDS encoding nickel-dependent hydrogenase large subunit — translated: MSGCKAKSGPAVMATPYDKKYTGPVIVDPLTRIEGHLKIEVEVENGKVSNVWSSSQLFRGLEIILKGRDPRDAQHFTQRSCGVCTYTHALASTRCVDNAVGVDKNLPENARLIRNLVLGAQYLHDHIVHFYHLHALDWVDVVSALQADPVKAAKIANSQSTRVTKAEDLKAVQEKLKKFVDSGQLGIFTNAYFLGGHDAYYLRPEENLIATAHYLEGLHLQVKAARAMAVFGAKNPHTQFTIVGGVTCYDSLTPKRIQEFKDLYNETMAFVNECYIPDLLMVASYYKDWAGIGGTTNFLTFGEFPDVEADINSRFLEQGVIMNRDLSNVMDFNPDSIKEDISHSWYNGNSSLHPYEGETEPKYTNYEDRDRYSWMKAPRYKGESMEVGPLAQMLVSYARGNKNVVPVVNHVLSTLGVGPEALFSTLGRTAARGIETVVAGNKMVEWVNNLEDNVASGNTDLAVEWEMPDEAEGVGFVGAPRGGLSHWIKIKGGKIENFQLVVPSTWNLGPRCNQNKMSAVEEALMGTPIADPKRPVEILRTVHSYDPCIACGVHVIDAHTNEVHKFKIL
- a CDS encoding hydrogenase small subunit, with amino-acid sequence MKFSVGLGKDGAEERLEQNGVSRRDFMKFCATTAAVMGMGPAFAPTVAEALTQKKRPSVVYLHAAECTGCSEAVLRTVSPYIDALILDTISLDYHETIMAAAGHAAEEALHEAVNSPEGFICVVEGGIPTIEGGAWGKVGGKTMLEIVQEIVPHAKATICIGTCACYGGVQAAAPNPSQAKGVSEALGGVTTVNLPGCPTNPFNFVGTVVHYLTKGIPELDDVGRPTLFYGESVHDNCPRLKHFDNDEFAPSFSSEEAKKGYCLYELGCKGPDTYNNCPKVKFNQTNWPVEAGHPCIGCSEPDFWDEMSPFYEQG
- a CDS encoding HyaD/HybD family hydrogenase maturation endopeptidase; this encodes MTEEKKILVLGVGNILFTDEGIGVKVVNELMNQYSFSDNVEVMDGGTLGTKLMGPMMECDFLIVVDAVLGNDEPGSVYRLTGEDLRRSLAFKDSMHQTDLLDTMVLCELCDRRPECVVIGVEPKDYQTMHDEVSDVTLERLPFMMEKVLEEVSAAGGSYEKMA